In the genome of Cutibacterium equinum, one region contains:
- a CDS encoding ABC transporter permease: MTTLDLHPNPQAAPPAARIRNHARTEIRLVMRNGEQLLLALVIPIGILVAGRFLGERVGLTMDLLAPSVLALAIYSTCFTSQAIMTGFERRYAVLERLSATPLGRSGLLAGKATAYCAISLAQVILLVIVSLALGWHPHGSAVAWVPALVSVILAMLAFGFLALAMAGRLKAEVTLGVANLVYIVGVVAGAILWPLADYPKAIRPVIAILPTAALGESLRAWGAGQTLWWPLASLFIWAILLGLLARKVFRWIS; encoded by the coding sequence GTGACGACCCTCGATCTTCACCCCAACCCACAGGCGGCACCACCTGCGGCGCGGATCCGCAATCATGCCCGCACCGAGATTCGTCTCGTGATGCGCAACGGCGAGCAGTTGCTGTTGGCTCTCGTCATCCCCATCGGGATCCTCGTCGCCGGACGATTCCTCGGCGAGCGGGTCGGACTGACGATGGATCTGCTGGCCCCATCGGTCCTTGCCCTCGCCATCTACTCAACCTGCTTCACGTCCCAGGCCATCATGACCGGGTTTGAGCGCAGGTATGCCGTGTTGGAACGTCTGTCGGCCACTCCCCTGGGACGATCGGGTCTGCTGGCCGGCAAGGCCACGGCCTACTGCGCCATCAGCCTGGCCCAGGTGATACTGCTCGTCATCGTCTCCTTGGCACTGGGATGGCATCCCCACGGGTCAGCTGTGGCCTGGGTGCCAGCCCTCGTGAGCGTCATCCTCGCCATGCTGGCCTTCGGTTTCCTGGCCTTGGCGATGGCTGGTCGTCTCAAGGCCGAGGTCACTCTCGGGGTGGCCAATCTGGTCTACATCGTCGGCGTGGTCGCCGGCGCCATCCTGTGGCCACTGGCCGATTACCCGAAGGCCATTCGCCCCGTCATCGCCATCCTGCCAACGGCTGCGCTCGGGGAGTCCTTGCGAGCTTGGGGGGCCGGACAGACCCTCTGGTGGCCATTGGCAAGTTTGTTCATCTGGGCGATTCTGCTCGGATTGCTGGCACGAAAGGTGTTCAGGTGGATCTCATGA
- a CDS encoding ABC transporter ATP-binding protein has protein sequence MPGTPLTANGDPRDSTQALLLEDVRVTFGRVTALDGLSLSATTGAITAVLGPNGAGKTTMMRCCTSLISPDSGTIDVLGHAPGSPEAAAATGLMPQSAGAWSGIRAGELLHYMAGLHANPIDPDILIDALAITPFARTTYRRLSGGQQQAVNLAAALIGRPQLVFLDEPTSGMDPHARHHTWDIIEQMRHDGVSVVLTTHAMDEAQRLADHIWIVDQGKVAIHGTVPELTAEASLEDVFLAHTSDRAAGRN, from the coding sequence GTGCCAGGAACCCCTTTGACTGCTAATGGTGACCCCCGCGACTCGACGCAAGCCCTGCTTCTCGAGGACGTGAGGGTCACCTTTGGTCGTGTCACGGCCCTCGACGGGCTGAGTCTGTCCGCAACCACCGGCGCCATCACCGCTGTACTGGGCCCCAATGGTGCGGGCAAGACGACGATGATGCGCTGCTGTACCTCACTCATCTCTCCCGACTCTGGGACTATTGACGTCCTCGGTCATGCCCCGGGAAGTCCAGAGGCAGCCGCAGCCACTGGTCTCATGCCCCAAAGCGCGGGAGCCTGGAGCGGTATCCGGGCCGGTGAGCTGCTGCACTACATGGCAGGTCTGCACGCCAATCCGATTGACCCGGATATCCTCATCGACGCCTTGGCGATCACACCCTTCGCGCGCACCACCTATCGGCGTCTGTCCGGTGGTCAACAGCAGGCCGTCAACCTCGCTGCCGCCCTGATAGGCCGTCCCCAGCTGGTCTTCCTCGACGAACCGACGTCGGGAATGGATCCCCACGCGCGCCACCACACCTGGGATATCATCGAGCAGATGCGCCACGACGGGGTCTCCGTCGTTCTGACCACCCATGCCATGGACGAAGCCCAGCGGCTGGCCGACCACATCTGGATCGTCGATCAGGGAAAGGTCGCCATCCACGGAACCGTTCCGGAACTCACCGCCGAGGCAAGTCTGGAAGACGTCTTCCTGGCACACACCAGCGACCGTGCAGCAGGGAGGAACTGA
- a CDS encoding sodium-translocating pyrophosphatase, whose translation MKRVLGGTLTVLLTALALAGCDSGGGEPRGGGGGEANLKLPPLNEHVGNVSGTTLLWIGLVICLFGLVFGLVTYSKLQKLPVHEAMHEVSELIYETCKTYLKQQAKFLMLLWAFIAAVIVVYFLFLEHMGAKVLIILLFSLIGMAGSFGVAWYGIRVNTFANSRTAHASLRGSPWETFDIPMRSGMSIGMVLISVELTLMLFIMLVLPGDLAGPCFIGFAIGESLGAACLRIAGGIFTKIADVGADLMKIAFHIKEDDARNPGVIADCTGDNAGDSVGPSADGFETYGVTGVALITFVLGAVPDQTEQVQLLVWIFVVRVVMLIASFVSYLINNAVAKARYGKVTEMDFEKPLSSLVWITSVMSILLTVLTTWWMLGSMGDGTMWWKLSIIISCGTLAGALIPELVKAFTSTNSRHVREVVTSAREGGASLDILSGLVAGNFSGFWLGIIIVALMGVSFLVSGTGSGLGDMGAMSEVKWAVFAFGLVAFGFLGMGAVTIAVDSYGPVTDNAQSVYELSTIEEIPNVSDEIEKQYGFAPRWDVAKHILEAQDGAGNTFKATAKPVLIGTAVVGATTMIFSIIMMLTDGLSNAAEVNKLGLTHAPFLLGLIAGGAIIYWFSGASMQAVTTGAYRAVEFIKNNMQLDENATKASTEDSKKVVQICTEYAQKGMLNIFLGVFFAALGFAFVDPYFFIGYLISIAIFGLYQAIFMANAGGAWDNAKKIVEVDLDAKGTELHDASVVGDTVGDPFKDTSSVALNPVIKFTTLFGLLAVELAVSIGAGPLTYILAAVFFLIACFFVYRSFYGMRIDSTDANGEFGIASTKAGSQP comes from the coding sequence ATGAAACGCGTACTTGGCGGGACACTGACCGTGCTTCTCACCGCCCTCGCCCTAGCCGGATGTGATTCAGGCGGCGGGGAACCGAGGGGAGGAGGTGGCGGTGAGGCCAATCTCAAACTGCCCCCTCTCAATGAGCACGTCGGAAACGTCTCCGGAACCACACTGCTGTGGATCGGACTGGTGATCTGCCTCTTCGGCTTGGTGTTCGGTCTGGTGACGTACTCCAAGTTGCAAAAATTGCCCGTCCACGAGGCGATGCACGAGGTTTCCGAGCTCATCTACGAAACCTGTAAGACCTACCTCAAGCAGCAGGCCAAATTCCTCATGCTGCTGTGGGCCTTCATCGCGGCGGTCATCGTCGTGTACTTCCTGTTCCTGGAGCACATGGGCGCCAAAGTGCTCATCATCCTGCTGTTCAGCCTCATCGGTATGGCGGGATCCTTCGGCGTCGCCTGGTACGGCATTCGTGTCAACACCTTCGCCAACTCCCGTACCGCCCACGCCTCGCTGCGTGGCTCCCCCTGGGAGACCTTCGACATCCCGATGCGTTCGGGCATGAGTATCGGCATGGTCCTTATCAGCGTCGAGCTGACCCTCATGCTGTTCATCATGCTGGTGCTGCCCGGCGATCTCGCCGGCCCCTGCTTCATCGGATTCGCCATTGGTGAATCCCTCGGTGCGGCCTGCCTACGCATCGCCGGCGGTATCTTCACCAAGATCGCTGACGTCGGCGCCGACCTCATGAAGATCGCCTTCCACATCAAGGAGGACGATGCCCGCAACCCCGGCGTCATCGCTGACTGCACCGGCGACAACGCTGGGGACTCGGTGGGCCCCTCCGCCGACGGATTCGAGACCTATGGCGTCACCGGCGTCGCCCTCATCACCTTCGTGCTGGGAGCTGTGCCTGACCAGACCGAGCAGGTTCAACTGCTGGTGTGGATCTTCGTGGTCCGCGTCGTCATGTTGATCGCATCCTTCGTCTCGTACCTCATCAACAACGCGGTCGCCAAGGCCCGTTACGGCAAGGTCACCGAGATGGACTTCGAGAAGCCACTGAGCTCCCTGGTCTGGATCACCTCGGTCATGTCGATCCTGCTGACCGTCCTCACCACCTGGTGGATGCTCGGGTCGATGGGTGACGGGACGATGTGGTGGAAACTGTCCATCATCATCTCCTGCGGCACCCTGGCCGGCGCCCTCATCCCGGAACTGGTCAAGGCATTCACCTCGACGAACTCCCGTCACGTCCGCGAGGTCGTCACCAGTGCTCGCGAAGGTGGTGCTTCTCTGGACATCCTGTCCGGTCTGGTTGCCGGTAACTTCTCCGGATTCTGGCTGGGCATCATCATCGTTGCCCTCATGGGTGTCTCCTTCCTCGTCTCCGGCACCGGTTCCGGCCTGGGCGACATGGGCGCCATGAGCGAGGTCAAGTGGGCTGTCTTCGCCTTCGGCCTGGTGGCCTTCGGGTTCCTCGGCATGGGCGCGGTAACGATCGCCGTCGACTCCTACGGTCCTGTCACTGACAACGCCCAGAGTGTCTACGAGCTGTCGACTATCGAGGAGATCCCGAACGTCTCCGACGAGATCGAGAAACAGTACGGGTTTGCACCCAGGTGGGACGTCGCCAAGCACATCCTGGAGGCCCAGGACGGCGCTGGCAACACATTCAAGGCAACGGCCAAGCCGGTTCTCATCGGTACTGCCGTCGTGGGTGCCACCACGATGATTTTCTCGATCATCATGATGCTCACCGATGGCCTGTCGAATGCCGCTGAGGTCAACAAACTCGGCTTGACCCACGCCCCGTTCCTGCTCGGCCTGATCGCCGGTGGCGCCATCATCTACTGGTTCTCCGGGGCCTCGATGCAGGCTGTGACGACCGGCGCCTATCGAGCTGTCGAGTTCATCAAGAACAACATGCAGCTCGACGAGAACGCCACGAAGGCTTCCACCGAGGATTCCAAGAAGGTCGTCCAGATCTGCACCGAGTACGCCCAGAAGGGCATGCTCAACATCTTCCTGGGTGTGTTCTTCGCGGCCCTGGGATTCGCCTTCGTCGATCCGTACTTCTTCATCGGGTACCTCATCTCGATCGCCATCTTCGGCCTGTACCAAGCCATCTTCATGGCCAACGCCGGTGGCGCCTGGGACAACGCGAAGAAGATCGTCGAGGTCGACCTGGACGCCAAGGGCACCGAGTTGCACGACGCATCAGTGGTTGGTGACACCGTCGGTGACCCGTTCAAGGACACCTCTTCGGTGGCCCTCAACCCGGTCATCAAGTTCACCACCCTCTTCGGTCTGCTGGCCGTCGAGCTGGCGGTGTCGATCGGCGCCGGACCACTCACCTACATCCTGGCTGCGGTGTTCTTCCTCATCGCCTGTTTCTTCGTCTACCGCTCCTTCTACGGCATGAGGATTGACTCGACCGACGCCAACGGCGAGTTCGGCATCGCCTCCACGAAGGCCGGCAGCCAGCCGTGA
- a CDS encoding LacI family DNA-binding transcriptional regulator, which produces MNRPTLAEIADQAGVSQATVSRVLNDKAGVSDSTRQCVLTALDVLGYQRPTHLKPVTTGLVGLIVPELTNPVFASHAQAIETLLSKEGYATAVCTQAPGGMREDDYIRVLRSRQVSGIIVICGSHADTTADMSTYQELVDIGLPLVLVNGYAPSVATPQISDDDTSAMDQAVAHLVDLGHTHIGLAVGPRRYVTVQRKEQSLRAAMDRRLAGHGRVAVSNTVFSVDGGARAAVDLLDHGVSAIICGSDLMALGAIRAVRAQGLSVPRDISVIGSDDSALMRYTDPPLTSLHQDVGLISTMAVQSLIGLVRGDAACIGERLVRPELVIRATTGPVRTTSAA; this is translated from the coding sequence ATGAACCGACCAACCCTTGCCGAGATCGCCGACCAGGCAGGTGTCAGCCAGGCCACCGTCTCCCGGGTGCTCAATGACAAGGCCGGGGTCTCGGACTCCACCCGGCAGTGTGTGCTCACCGCCCTCGACGTCCTGGGGTATCAGCGCCCCACCCACCTCAAGCCCGTTACCACCGGTCTCGTCGGGCTCATCGTCCCCGAACTCACCAACCCGGTCTTCGCCAGTCATGCCCAGGCCATCGAGACCTTGCTGTCCAAGGAGGGCTATGCCACCGCAGTGTGCACTCAGGCTCCCGGAGGCATGCGCGAGGACGACTACATCCGGGTGCTGAGGTCGCGTCAGGTGTCCGGGATCATCGTCATTTGCGGATCTCACGCCGACACCACGGCGGACATGTCGACCTACCAGGAACTGGTCGACATCGGGCTGCCCCTCGTGCTCGTCAACGGGTACGCCCCTAGTGTGGCAACCCCGCAGATCAGCGACGACGACACGTCAGCCATGGACCAGGCAGTCGCCCACCTCGTCGATTTGGGGCACACACACATCGGCCTTGCGGTGGGCCCGCGTCGATACGTCACCGTGCAGCGCAAGGAACAAAGCCTGCGAGCAGCCATGGATCGTCGTCTGGCCGGGCATGGCAGAGTCGCCGTCAGCAACACCGTGTTCTCCGTTGACGGAGGGGCTCGAGCCGCGGTTGACCTGCTCGACCACGGGGTCAGCGCCATCATCTGTGGCTCCGACCTCATGGCCTTGGGAGCAATCCGGGCCGTCCGTGCACAGGGCCTGTCGGTCCCCCGCGACATCTCCGTCATCGGTAGCGATGACTCAGCCCTGATGCGGTACACCGATCCCCCGCTCACGAGTCTGCATCAGGACGTTGGACTCATCTCGACGATGGCGGTGCAGTCCCTCATCGGTCTGGTGCGCGGTGATGCCGCCTGCATCGGAGAGCGGCTGGTCCGTCCGGAATTGGTCATACGCGCTACCACTGGCCCGGTCCGGACCACGTCAGCAGCCTGA